The proteins below are encoded in one region of Amycolatopsis acidiphila:
- a CDS encoding FkbM family methyltransferase → MADVRVTACTIVARNYLPAAKVLARSYLTQHPGNDFVIAVIDAHDEPAEQGGFRVVGWDAFGIPEDDYLRMATAYSVTELATSVKPYLLRELRREYDVAIYLDPDIQVFAPMPEVAELALAHGIVLTPHVLSPLPRDGYEPDEAVIMGAGIFNLGFIGVGPGSGEFLDFWAERLKHDAIVAPERQLFTDQRWVDNVPALFPHHVLRDPGFNVAYWNLHDRPLRRGADGGLTAGGAALRFFHFSGYRPEQPWLLTMYCPRKPRVMLSANPDLRDLCDAYGAALRAEGYAETLEAVPYGFLGFGDGMPLPKLARRAFRKAWIKAERKNKPLPPHAYGQDGGEALRTWLAEPGDEAQAAAGLNRMTLAVWAARVDLRAAFPDPTGTNAEGFRAWCVTSGISEGELAQWAVPGQPSAPRPPVDEFGVNLLGYLTAELGVGEMGRIVHEAIETAGIPVVSVLEERSVLNRTGIDRPATVGDPRFPISVLAVNADMTKPLLGSHREVGHERYRIGLWAWELEDFPAWQHEAFGLLDEVWTVSDFCRTAFAKHSPIPVKTIPVPVRDPGEPARAERGPGDPVRFLFAFDFNSIAQRKNPWGTVTAFQKAFPGREDVRLTIKTINSERRPVEAERLRAAVAGDDRIELLERYLSLDELHELYERSTCYVSLHRSEGFGLTVAEAMARAMPVISTDYSSTTEFLDANTGWPIPYRLVQVGKNCEPYEAESSWADPDLDAAAAAMRQVADDPAEAARRGREAREHILRTRSMAAAAEWMRAELETAYRTWQSRHAAQPHPPEHPLAPVRAAAEALRWRPEAEAPARIPLAPAMRKAVLRAIDHYDVHQRRVMGALLDGTEDTAQRLLARLESIEARLDDARRAAETGRRVSERIEAVKGSVDKRLNSLESSLAALRAQTPDTELSVRNLEADVAKLADGFTAELQAANVSTHHMFEARDQRLDQDEAALRRVSVDMRAMRDAARLAHAPVPSGADVVPCDVGALLMPVDEVMLPWIAFHRSWEDSEAELMARLATARPGAILDIGAHVGYHTLRLLRSCPELTRVIAVEAHPVNAEYLRRNLRVNLPAAAAELTTVLEAAAWDSESTVRLAQASEGNSGDNRVSADGPGIEVRALRLDEVAEVTAQPVALIKVDLQGRDHRALAGLAGTLRRDRPHVVCEFCPNAIEELGDDPAAVLAGYRELGYRLVEVGEDGADQRERGDAELITRARRNEKEFSTLWLDPQVPAHP, encoded by the coding sequence ATGGCTGACGTCCGGGTCACCGCGTGCACGATCGTCGCGCGCAACTACCTGCCCGCGGCGAAGGTGCTGGCCCGGTCGTACCTGACACAGCACCCCGGCAACGACTTCGTGATCGCGGTGATCGACGCCCACGACGAACCGGCCGAGCAGGGCGGGTTCCGGGTGGTCGGCTGGGACGCGTTCGGCATCCCCGAGGACGACTACCTGCGGATGGCGACGGCGTACTCGGTCACCGAGCTGGCCACGTCGGTCAAGCCGTACCTGCTGCGCGAACTGCGCCGCGAGTACGACGTGGCGATCTACCTCGACCCCGACATCCAGGTGTTCGCGCCGATGCCGGAGGTCGCGGAGCTGGCGCTGGCGCACGGCATCGTGCTCACCCCGCACGTGCTCTCCCCGCTGCCGCGGGACGGCTACGAGCCCGACGAGGCCGTGATCATGGGCGCCGGGATCTTCAACCTCGGCTTCATCGGCGTCGGCCCCGGCTCCGGGGAGTTCCTGGACTTCTGGGCCGAACGCCTCAAGCACGACGCGATCGTCGCACCGGAGCGGCAGCTGTTCACCGACCAGCGGTGGGTGGACAACGTGCCTGCGCTGTTCCCCCACCACGTGCTGCGCGACCCCGGCTTCAACGTCGCCTACTGGAACCTGCACGACCGGCCGCTGCGCCGGGGCGCCGACGGCGGGCTCACCGCGGGCGGTGCCGCGCTGCGCTTCTTCCACTTCAGCGGCTACCGGCCGGAACAGCCGTGGCTGCTCACCATGTACTGCCCGCGCAAACCGCGGGTCATGCTCTCGGCGAACCCCGACCTGCGCGACCTGTGCGACGCCTACGGTGCGGCGCTGCGCGCGGAGGGCTACGCCGAGACGCTCGAAGCGGTGCCGTACGGCTTCCTGGGCTTCGGCGACGGAATGCCGTTGCCGAAGCTCGCGCGGCGCGCGTTCCGCAAGGCCTGGATCAAGGCCGAGCGCAAGAACAAGCCGCTGCCGCCGCACGCGTACGGCCAGGACGGCGGCGAAGCGCTGCGGACGTGGCTGGCCGAGCCGGGCGACGAGGCGCAGGCGGCGGCCGGGCTGAACCGGATGACGCTCGCGGTCTGGGCGGCGCGGGTCGACCTGCGCGCCGCGTTCCCCGACCCGACGGGCACCAACGCCGAAGGCTTCCGCGCGTGGTGCGTGACCTCCGGCATCAGCGAGGGCGAGCTGGCGCAGTGGGCGGTGCCCGGGCAGCCGAGCGCGCCCCGGCCGCCCGTCGACGAGTTCGGCGTGAACCTGCTCGGCTACCTGACCGCCGAGCTCGGGGTCGGCGAGATGGGCCGGATCGTGCACGAGGCGATCGAGACGGCAGGCATCCCCGTGGTCTCGGTCCTCGAGGAGCGTTCGGTGCTCAACCGCACGGGAATCGACCGCCCCGCGACGGTCGGCGACCCGCGCTTCCCGATCAGCGTGCTCGCGGTGAACGCCGACATGACCAAGCCGCTGCTGGGCAGCCACCGCGAGGTGGGCCACGAGCGGTACCGGATCGGGCTGTGGGCGTGGGAGCTGGAGGACTTCCCTGCCTGGCAGCACGAGGCATTCGGGCTGCTCGACGAGGTGTGGACGGTCAGCGACTTCTGCCGCACCGCGTTCGCGAAGCACTCGCCCATCCCGGTCAAGACGATCCCGGTGCCGGTGCGCGACCCCGGTGAACCGGCACGTGCCGAGCGCGGGCCCGGCGACCCGGTGCGGTTCCTGTTCGCGTTCGACTTCAACAGCATCGCCCAGCGCAAGAACCCCTGGGGCACGGTCACCGCGTTCCAGAAGGCGTTCCCCGGCCGCGAGGACGTCCGCCTCACGATCAAGACGATCAACAGCGAGCGGCGCCCGGTCGAGGCGGAGCGGCTGCGGGCCGCGGTCGCGGGCGACGACCGGATCGAGCTGCTGGAGCGCTACCTCAGCCTCGACGAGCTGCACGAGCTGTACGAGCGCAGCACCTGTTACGTCTCCCTGCACCGCAGCGAGGGCTTCGGGCTGACGGTCGCCGAGGCGATGGCCCGGGCGATGCCGGTCATCTCCACCGACTACTCGAGCACCACGGAGTTCCTCGACGCGAACACCGGCTGGCCGATCCCGTACCGGCTGGTTCAGGTCGGCAAGAACTGCGAGCCGTACGAGGCGGAGTCGAGCTGGGCCGATCCCGACCTCGACGCGGCCGCGGCCGCGATGCGCCAGGTCGCCGATGATCCCGCGGAAGCGGCCCGGCGCGGCCGCGAGGCCCGGGAGCACATCCTGCGCACCCGCTCGATGGCCGCCGCCGCGGAGTGGATGCGCGCGGAGCTGGAGACGGCATACCGGACGTGGCAGAGCAGGCACGCGGCACAGCCGCACCCGCCGGAGCATCCGCTGGCACCGGTCCGGGCGGCGGCCGAAGCCCTGCGCTGGCGGCCCGAGGCCGAGGCGCCCGCCCGCATTCCGCTGGCACCGGCGATGCGCAAGGCCGTGCTCCGCGCGATCGACCACTACGACGTGCACCAGCGGCGGGTGATGGGCGCCCTGCTGGACGGCACCGAGGACACCGCGCAGCGGCTGCTCGCGCGGCTGGAGTCGATCGAAGCGCGGCTCGACGACGCGCGGCGCGCGGCCGAGACAGGCCGCCGGGTCAGCGAGCGCATCGAGGCCGTGAAGGGGTCGGTCGACAAGCGGCTGAACTCGCTGGAGTCCTCGCTCGCGGCCCTGCGGGCCCAGACGCCGGACACCGAGCTGTCGGTGCGCAACCTGGAAGCCGACGTGGCGAAGCTCGCCGACGGTTTCACCGCCGAGCTGCAGGCGGCCAACGTCTCGACGCACCACATGTTCGAGGCCCGGGACCAGCGGCTCGACCAGGACGAAGCCGCCCTGCGTCGGGTGTCGGTGGACATGCGCGCGATGCGGGACGCGGCCCGGCTGGCACACGCCCCGGTACCCAGCGGCGCCGACGTGGTGCCGTGCGACGTGGGCGCATTGCTGATGCCCGTCGACGAGGTCATGCTGCCGTGGATCGCGTTCCACCGGTCCTGGGAGGACAGCGAAGCCGAGCTGATGGCGCGGCTGGCCACGGCCCGGCCCGGCGCGATCCTCGACATCGGCGCCCACGTCGGGTACCACACGCTGCGGCTGCTGCGCTCGTGCCCGGAACTGACCCGCGTGATCGCGGTGGAGGCCCATCCGGTCAACGCGGAGTACCTGCGCCGGAACCTGCGCGTCAACCTGCCGGCCGCGGCAGCGGAACTGACGACGGTGCTCGAGGCCGCGGCGTGGGACAGCGAGAGCACGGTACGGCTCGCCCAGGCGTCCGAGGGCAACAGCGGCGACAACCGGGTCAGTGCCGACGGGCCGGGCATCGAGGTCCGCGCGCTGCGGCTGGACGAGGTGGCCGAGGTGACCGCCCAGCCGGTCGCGCTGATCAAGGTCGACCTCCAGGGCCGCGACCACCGCGCGCTGGCCGGGCTCGCGGGCACGTTGCGCCGGGACCGCCCGCACGTGGTGTGCGAGTTCTGCCCGAACGCGATCGAGGAGCTCGGGGACGACCCCGCCGCGGTCCTCGCCGGGTACCGGGAGCTGGGCTATCGCCTGGTCGAGGTGGGTGAGGACGGCGCCGACCAGCGGGAGCGCGGCGACGCCGAGCTGATCACGAGGGCGCGCCGGAACGAGAAGGAGTTCAGCACGCTCTGGCTCGATCCGCAGGTACCCGCCCACCCCTGA
- a CDS encoding response regulator → MTIRVVLADDQALVRAGFRVLLETEDGFEVCGEARDGGEAVELVRRHRPDVVVMDIRMPGVDGLEATRRITADEDLKAVKVLVLTTFDIDEYVYDALRAGASGFLLKDTEPVELLRALRVIADGESLLAPTVTRRLIAEFVGRPENRRVDSGAVRQITEREREVLALVAGGLSNDEIAAHLVISTATARTHVSRVMTKVGARDRAQLVVLAYESGLVTPGK, encoded by the coding sequence ATGACGATCCGGGTGGTGCTCGCCGACGACCAGGCTCTGGTCCGGGCGGGATTCCGGGTGCTGCTCGAGACCGAGGACGGCTTCGAGGTGTGCGGCGAAGCACGCGACGGTGGGGAGGCGGTCGAGCTGGTCCGGCGACACCGCCCGGACGTCGTGGTGATGGACATCCGTATGCCCGGTGTCGACGGCCTCGAAGCGACCCGCCGGATCACCGCCGACGAGGACCTGAAGGCCGTGAAGGTGCTGGTCCTGACGACGTTCGACATCGACGAGTACGTCTACGACGCGTTGCGCGCCGGGGCCAGCGGGTTCCTGCTGAAGGACACCGAACCGGTGGAGCTGCTGCGTGCGCTGCGCGTCATCGCCGACGGCGAGTCCCTGCTCGCCCCGACGGTCACCCGGCGGCTGATCGCGGAGTTCGTCGGCCGCCCGGAGAACCGGCGTGTCGACAGCGGCGCCGTCCGGCAGATCACCGAGCGGGAGCGCGAGGTGCTGGCGCTGGTCGCGGGCGGGCTGTCCAACGACGAGATCGCCGCGCACCTGGTGATCTCGACGGCCACCGCCCGCACCCACGTCAGCCGCGTCATGACGAAGGTCGGCGCCCGTGACCGGGCACAGCTGGTGGTGCTGGCCTACGAATCCGGCCTGGTCACGCCGGGCAAGTAG
- a CDS encoding sensor histidine kinase: MAFVLGATTAAAHFQPGGHRLDAPGYAWLAAAALPLLFVRRFPLPVFLVCYGAVLAYYWSDYPSGPALLLPTIALFTLTHRRGPLFAGVAGVVALAVAAVVSLATGGTVVADARAALLVVWLAAVLGIGTAARNRAAAIRAARERAAEHQYRMTEQERLRIAREVHDVVAHSLAMINVQAGVAAHVADRRPEQAVEALLAIKEASASALADLRATVAVLRSGQGLGPAPSLRQLGELVEHARATGLTVRVHGSPGELPAPLDGAAYRILQESLTNVVRHAREASEVDVSFGRSNGSFSMRVKDNGRDTGPPTAGNGLRGMSERAAALGGTVRAQRADDGFEVRAELPVEEDR, from the coding sequence ATGGCGTTCGTGCTCGGTGCGACGACGGCGGCCGCGCACTTCCAGCCGGGCGGCCACCGGCTCGACGCGCCAGGCTACGCCTGGCTCGCCGCGGCCGCGCTGCCGTTGCTGTTCGTGCGCCGGTTTCCGCTGCCGGTGTTCCTCGTCTGCTACGGCGCCGTCCTCGCGTACTACTGGTCGGACTACCCGAGCGGCCCGGCGCTGCTGCTGCCGACGATCGCGCTGTTCACCCTGACCCACCGCCGTGGCCCGCTGTTCGCCGGTGTCGCGGGGGTGGTCGCGCTGGCCGTCGCGGCCGTGGTGAGCCTGGCGACCGGCGGCACGGTGGTGGCGGACGCACGGGCGGCACTGCTCGTCGTGTGGCTCGCCGCGGTGCTCGGCATCGGCACGGCGGCGCGCAACCGGGCGGCAGCGATCCGGGCCGCCCGCGAGCGGGCGGCGGAGCACCAGTACCGGATGACCGAGCAGGAGCGGTTGCGGATCGCCCGCGAGGTGCACGACGTGGTGGCGCACAGCCTCGCGATGATCAACGTGCAGGCGGGGGTCGCCGCGCACGTGGCGGACCGGCGCCCCGAGCAGGCCGTCGAGGCGCTGCTGGCGATCAAGGAGGCGAGCGCCTCCGCGCTGGCCGACCTGCGGGCGACGGTCGCCGTGCTGCGGTCCGGGCAGGGCCTCGGCCCCGCGCCGAGCCTGCGTCAGCTGGGCGAGCTGGTCGAGCACGCACGCGCGACCGGGCTGACCGTGCGGGTGCACGGCTCGCCGGGCGAGCTGCCCGCCCCGCTCGACGGCGCCGCCTACCGGATCCTGCAGGAGTCGCTGACCAACGTCGTCCGGCACGCCCGCGAGGCGTCCGAAGTGGACGTCTCATTCGGACGGTCCAACGGCTCGTTCTCCATGCGGGTCAAGGACAACGGCCGCGACACCGGCCCGCCAACGGCGGGTAACGGCCTGCGCGGGATGTCCGAGCGGGCCGCCGCCCTCGGCGGGACGGTGCGGGCGCAGCGCGCCGATGACGGCTTCGAAGTCCGGGCGGAACTGCCCGTGGAGGAGGACCGATGA
- a CDS encoding ABC transporter ATP-binding protein, translating to MHGGGQPVGLRRRLRQASSTVPDSGLTGPIEIPDPKPADEPKDLRARLYRLRTSAAGTVRGLPKVIRLTWQASPAMTILIALSTLVSGLTPTVTAYVAKLLLDAVVAAVQGHGTTGRIVQITAFQLGVFTFTAVSTALTNVAQQLLQERMTLAIRHQVMAHAAKLDLAFFEGSESYDLLRQASQEAPARPVSMMTSALGLVRTGITFASMVALLIAVSPLLAVVALLAPIPAFISQSKYGSRAFMLALYVSPIRRRMDYLSSLVTTDTYAKETKLFGLGRYLTDRFLRLGQTYYARERKLTTTRNLVGTAWSFLSTAAGSGIALYIAMEAVRGRLTIGDLALYTSAATAVQSAVQGLFTGFSGMYENNLYLDTLYQFLGTQPQIAAPARPRPLPEKVRGHVEFEEVSFTYPGSGEAALDSVSFEIRPGETVAVVGRNGAGKSTLIKLLCRLYDPTGGRILLDGVDIREFDPDELRTQISAMFQDYVTYQGTAAENIGLGELSGLADRARIVDSAQRAGAAERIERLPKGYDSPLGRWFDQGVSLSGGEWQKVALARAFMRDAPILILDEPTSALDAQAEHDLFARLRALAAGRTTLYISHRFSTVRQAEKIMLLDHGKLAEHGTHEELMRLGGDYADLFTLQAAAYLDDPVG from the coding sequence ATGCACGGCGGCGGGCAGCCGGTCGGCCTGCGACGACGGCTGCGGCAGGCGAGCAGCACCGTCCCGGACAGCGGCCTCACCGGTCCCATCGAGATCCCCGACCCGAAACCCGCGGACGAGCCGAAGGACCTGCGCGCCCGGCTGTACCGGCTGCGCACGTCGGCCGCCGGCACCGTCCGCGGCCTGCCCAAGGTGATCAGGCTGACCTGGCAGGCCAGCCCCGCGATGACCATCCTCATCGCACTGTCCACTTTGGTCAGCGGGCTGACCCCGACGGTCACCGCATACGTGGCGAAGCTGCTGCTGGACGCGGTAGTCGCGGCCGTGCAGGGACACGGCACGACCGGGCGGATCGTCCAGATCACCGCCTTCCAGCTGGGGGTCTTCACGTTCACGGCGGTCAGCACGGCGCTGACGAACGTGGCGCAGCAGCTGCTGCAGGAGCGGATGACGCTGGCGATCCGGCACCAGGTGATGGCACACGCGGCGAAGCTCGACCTCGCGTTCTTCGAGGGTTCCGAGTCCTACGACCTGCTGCGCCAGGCCTCGCAGGAGGCACCCGCGCGGCCGGTGTCGATGATGACCTCGGCGCTCGGCCTCGTGCGCACCGGCATCACCTTCGCGAGCATGGTCGCGCTGCTGATCGCGGTGAGCCCGCTGCTGGCGGTCGTCGCGCTGCTCGCGCCGATCCCGGCGTTCATCTCGCAGTCGAAGTACGGCTCGCGGGCCTTCATGCTGGCGCTGTACGTCTCCCCGATCCGGCGGCGGATGGACTACCTCTCGTCGCTGGTCACCACGGACACCTACGCCAAGGAGACGAAGCTCTTCGGGCTCGGCCGGTACCTGACCGACCGGTTCCTGCGCCTGGGCCAGACCTACTACGCCCGCGAGCGGAAGCTGACCACGACGCGGAACCTGGTCGGCACGGCGTGGAGCTTCCTGTCGACCGCGGCGGGTTCGGGGATCGCGCTGTACATCGCGATGGAGGCGGTGCGCGGGCGGCTCACGATCGGCGATCTCGCCCTGTACACGAGCGCCGCGACCGCTGTGCAGTCCGCGGTGCAGGGCCTGTTCACCGGGTTCTCCGGGATGTACGAGAACAACCTGTACCTCGACACGCTCTACCAGTTCCTCGGCACGCAGCCGCAGATCGCCGCCCCGGCACGGCCGCGGCCACTGCCGGAGAAGGTGCGCGGGCACGTCGAGTTCGAGGAGGTCTCGTTCACCTACCCCGGCTCCGGCGAAGCCGCGCTCGACAGCGTCAGCTTCGAGATCCGCCCCGGCGAGACCGTGGCCGTCGTCGGCCGCAACGGGGCGGGGAAGTCGACGCTGATCAAGCTGCTGTGCCGGCTCTACGACCCGACCGGCGGGCGGATCCTGCTCGACGGCGTGGACATCCGCGAGTTCGACCCGGACGAGCTGCGGACCCAGATCAGCGCGATGTTCCAGGACTACGTGACGTACCAGGGCACGGCGGCGGAGAACATCGGCCTCGGCGAGCTGTCCGGTTTGGCGGACCGGGCACGGATCGTCGACTCCGCGCAGCGGGCGGGCGCGGCGGAGCGCATCGAGCGGCTGCCGAAGGGGTACGACAGCCCGCTCGGGCGGTGGTTCGACCAGGGCGTCAGCCTCTCCGGCGGTGAGTGGCAGAAGGTCGCGCTGGCGCGGGCGTTCATGCGCGACGCGCCGATCCTGATCCTCGACGAGCCGACCTCGGCGCTGGACGCGCAGGCTGAGCACGACCTGTTCGCCCGCCTGCGGGCGCTGGCGGCGGGCCGCACCACGCTGTACATCTCGCACCGGTTCTCGACGGTGCGGCAGGCGGAGAAGATCATGTTGCTCGACCACGGCAAGCTCGCCGAGCACGGCACGCACGAGGAGCTGATGCGCCTCGGCGGGGACTACGCGGACCTGTTCACCCTCCAGGCGGCGGCCTATCTGGACGATCCGGTTGGGTAG
- a CDS encoding TetR/AcrR family transcriptional regulator — protein sequence MSPEERRKMIVRAVLPLIVEHGAAVTTAQIARTAGIGEGTIFRAFKDKDELVEACVFEALRPDGMLELIAEIPLDQPLAQRLTEAADVLSAHLERIGAIAGAMQTSGMRRRGKPGDRQASFVAMRTAVAELFEPERGKLRLSPEKLARIFLSLLLSRARDDQHALDVGELVDVFLHGAVTAR from the coding sequence ATGAGTCCCGAGGAGCGGCGCAAGATGATCGTGCGGGCGGTACTGCCGCTGATCGTCGAGCACGGCGCCGCGGTCACCACCGCGCAGATCGCCCGCACGGCCGGGATCGGCGAGGGCACGATCTTCCGCGCGTTCAAGGACAAGGACGAGCTCGTCGAGGCGTGCGTGTTCGAGGCGCTGCGCCCGGACGGGATGCTCGAGCTGATCGCAGAGATCCCGCTCGACCAGCCGCTGGCGCAGCGGCTCACCGAAGCCGCCGACGTGCTCTCCGCACACCTCGAACGCATCGGCGCGATCGCGGGCGCGATGCAGACCTCCGGCATGCGCCGCCGCGGGAAGCCGGGCGATCGGCAGGCATCGTTCGTGGCGATGCGCACCGCGGTCGCCGAGCTGTTCGAGCCCGAGCGCGGCAAGTTGCGCCTGTCACCGGAAAAGCTGGCCAGGATCTTCCTGTCCCTGCTGCTCAGTCGGGCCAGGGACGACCAGCACGCGCTCGACGTCGGCGAGCTCGTCGACGTGTTCCTGCACGGGGCGGTGACCGCCAGGTGA
- a CDS encoding DUF72 domain-containing protein, whose protein sequence is MWTHPAWPGRELPPRERLRSYASRCNAVEGNTTFYATPAARTVASWVEQTPPEFRFLLKLPKPITHERRLGDVAELVRGFLDAIEPLGERVHALWVQLPASFGPTDLGALAAFLRRLPRTHRTAVEVRHPVFFEDPRWAGRLERVLGEVGAEWVLFDTTVLFADAPVGAAEEEAWQKKPRLPRRSRALTAHPVVRYLGRDDDARTVEGWAHWLDTVVGWLREGRSPTIFVHTPDNARALDLARRFHEQVRARLPGVEPLPEPTPTGPLTLF, encoded by the coding sequence ATGTGGACCCACCCGGCCTGGCCGGGGCGGGAGCTGCCGCCCCGGGAGCGCCTCCGCTCGTACGCGAGCCGGTGCAACGCGGTGGAGGGCAACACGACGTTCTACGCCACCCCGGCCGCGAGGACGGTCGCGTCGTGGGTGGAGCAGACCCCGCCGGAGTTCCGCTTCCTGCTCAAACTGCCGAAGCCGATCACGCACGAACGCCGGCTCGGCGACGTCGCCGAGCTCGTCCGGGGCTTCCTGGACGCGATCGAGCCCCTCGGGGAACGGGTGCACGCGCTGTGGGTCCAGCTACCCGCGTCCTTCGGCCCCACCGACCTCGGCGCGCTGGCCGCCTTCCTGCGCCGCCTTCCGCGCACCCACCGGACGGCCGTCGAGGTCCGCCACCCGGTGTTCTTCGAGGACCCGCGATGGGCGGGGCGGCTGGAGCGGGTGCTCGGCGAGGTCGGTGCCGAGTGGGTGCTGTTCGACACCACGGTGCTGTTCGCCGACGCGCCGGTCGGCGCCGCGGAAGAGGAGGCGTGGCAGAAGAAGCCGCGTCTGCCCCGCCGGTCGCGGGCACTGACCGCGCACCCCGTCGTCCGCTACCTCGGCCGCGACGACGACGCGCGGACGGTCGAGGGCTGGGCGCACTGGCTCGACACGGTCGTCGGCTGGTTGCGCGAGGGCCGCTCGCCGACGATCTTCGTGCACACCCCGGACAACGCCCGCGCGCTGGACCTCGCGCGCCGCTTCCACGAGCAGGTGCGGGCCCGTCTCCCCGGCGTCGAACCGCTCCCGGAGCCGACCCCGACCGGACCGCTCACCCTGTTCTGA
- a CDS encoding acyltransferase family protein produces the protein MRALAETTPSAALTSQTPKKTRIVFIDVGRALGALLVFYSHLAHEWIQTKGEKAPYVDFLEALSSDPMHMAKQGIGEVAVPFFFLVSGFVVTPIALRQGMQRFSVNRLIRVYVPIVFVVLLTTLALLAHLHPPSTGQPQTLTPLTVLTNSTLVNYLLTPQVVLLPVAWSMIVEVLFYVVLIALLPVLRRSVWLAISIELTFIFVVLMSARQFSASYFLFAVNVSYLAIPIIGQIVWATTSKRIPLWAGGVFGGVAWALYVLGDIINVGRIDSSYNLALAFAVLCFLMGMFAEPKLRQRRFWTALSERSYSIYLLHSLVAFVLLDLMRPAVPFPIALVLAIAAVFGVVELSYRYVERPSHTLARRLSHGSQPKPEPIPVSAEITIELPRTEPRRRPQPAPADAERTVVMRPVVRRQPPGRHAAPRRVTPNR, from the coding sequence GTGAGGGCACTGGCCGAGACCACGCCCTCCGCAGCGCTGACGTCCCAGACCCCGAAGAAGACCCGGATCGTCTTCATCGACGTCGGGCGCGCGCTGGGTGCCCTGCTCGTCTTCTACAGCCATCTCGCCCACGAGTGGATCCAGACCAAGGGCGAGAAGGCGCCGTACGTCGACTTCCTCGAGGCGCTCAGCAGCGACCCGATGCACATGGCCAAGCAGGGCATCGGCGAGGTCGCCGTCCCGTTCTTCTTCCTGGTCAGCGGGTTCGTGGTGACGCCGATCGCGCTGCGGCAGGGCATGCAGCGGTTCTCGGTCAACCGGCTGATCCGGGTCTACGTCCCGATCGTCTTCGTGGTCCTGCTGACCACGCTCGCGCTGCTGGCGCACCTGCATCCCCCGTCGACCGGGCAGCCGCAGACGCTGACCCCGCTGACGGTGCTGACCAACAGCACGCTGGTCAACTACCTGCTCACCCCGCAGGTGGTGCTGCTGCCGGTCGCCTGGTCGATGATCGTCGAGGTCCTGTTCTACGTCGTGCTGATCGCACTGCTGCCGGTGCTGCGCCGCTCGGTGTGGCTGGCGATCTCGATCGAGCTGACCTTCATCTTCGTCGTGCTGATGAGCGCCAGGCAGTTCTCCGCGTCGTACTTCCTCTTCGCCGTGAACGTCTCCTACCTCGCGATCCCCATCATCGGGCAGATCGTGTGGGCGACCACGTCGAAGCGGATCCCGTTGTGGGCCGGTGGCGTGTTCGGCGGTGTCGCCTGGGCCCTCTACGTGCTCGGCGACATCATCAACGTCGGCCGCATCGACAGCTCGTACAACCTGGCGCTGGCCTTCGCGGTGCTGTGCTTCCTGATGGGCATGTTCGCGGAGCCGAAGCTGCGCCAGCGCCGGTTCTGGACGGCGCTGTCGGAACGCAGCTACTCCATCTACCTGCTGCATTCGCTGGTGGCGTTCGTGCTGCTGGACCTGATGCGCCCGGCGGTGCCGTTCCCGATCGCGCTGGTGCTGGCGATCGCCGCGGTGTTCGGGGTGGTCGAACTGAGCTACCGGTACGTCGAGCGCCCGAGCCACACGCTGGCGCGCCGGTTGTCGCACGGGTCGCAGCCCAAGCCGGAACCGATTCCGGTCAGCGCGGAGATCACCATCGAGCTGCCGAGGACCGAACCTCGCCGTCGCCCGCAGCCGGCGCCGGCCGATGCGGAGCGGACGGTGGTGATGCGGCCGGTCGTCCGCCGCCAGCCGCCGGGCCGGCACGCGGCGCCCCGCCGTGTTACCCCCAACAGGTGA